The Anaerosporomusa subterranea nucleotide sequence CCGGTAGTTCAGAATCCCATAAACTTTCCATGTCAATGGTAATTTCGTCAGCACAGAAAGGATAGTACATACTCGCTATCAAGAAGCCGGGATAGCCCATTCCCTTAAACAACTCTACAGTGTCTTTGGAAAGCGCTGGCGTGTATGAATTTGTAGTGGAGAAGGGATTCAGGAATAGGAGGCGCCATAGCGCGATCACTGTCCACTGTTGGGAGTCGTTTAAATCTACCCCGGAAAGAGCGCAACAGGCGAAGACCTGCTTCAGTTTCTCGCGCAGATTTGTACAAGTTAGAGTGAGGACGGTGAGTTCCTTCTGAGAGAGGGCACTCACACGCTGAGGCAGTTTCCGCTGATCCAACCATAGACCTACGATGTCCCAGAAGGGCGTCGCGTCTCTACTAGGTTGAAATGACCGAATGCAAGAAGTGATTAATAGATCGACAAATACGTTTTTTTCCTCTTCGCTCTTTAATTCGTTGCTCTCTAAAAACTGTTTTAGGTGCTCTTTTGTCTGTTCCCAACCAAGTTTCTTAACTTGTTCAAAAAAACTTTCGGCGCATTGCAATTCTGATTCAGATAGTATTGACTGCACCGTATTGTTTGCGTCCACGCATAAACCCCCATTTCTGAAAACAGGCTGCAGCTCGGATTCCCTAAAGGGAGCCTTTGGCTTAGCGAAATCATAGATTTCGAGCCTCAGTCTAAGTTCGCTCTAAGGTTTGTGGCAGGGAATGCTCCCTTCCAAAAGCCAAGGCTCACTTATATATTGTATTTTGTGAGCGGGATGGTGTGCCTGGCAAAAGAAAAACCCCCGGTTTTTCCGGGGGGTCAGAGTGCTAAATCGTGTTGTGGCAGGGAGCGTTACCGAGTTCCGGCACCTAGTCGCTATGGTGGAAGGTGCTAACAGCTATTTGATCGGATCCGCCTTGTGAGGCAGTGCTGAAGACATACACAGGCGTATCTCGTTAAGTAGCAATAAACGAGTAATATGAATATAGTAAACTAAACCAAAATGTTTACGAAGCTGGATAGAAGACATAGTATGCACTGAGTAATAGTTATGGACGAGAACGAAATAGGGGAAGAAGCATATTGATTAAGCAAGCTTCGTCTAAAGGAACGTGGGTTAGATGAATCTGTCGTCACTCAAAAAGTGGGCTGTCCTTTTCTATGCTAACGGTAATAATGAGCTCGAACCTGAAATGCGCTTCGCTATGAACGAAATTGCAATGACGGGGGAAGCTCGAAATCTTCATGTTGTCTTGCAGATCGGGCGAGAGGACTATGAACTTGCAAGGATTATTCGAGGGGAAACACAGCCCCCTGAACCGCATGAAGAATGGGAGGGCGTAAGGCGGTATTCTCTTCTAGGAAACCAGCTCATACTACACGATGAACTAGGGAAGATCAATATGGCTCACCCCGCATCACTCTCAGACTTTCTCGCCTGGGCTTTTGAAAGTTTCCCGGCGGAAAAATACATGATTATTGTTGGCGGACATAGCTGGCAATATCTCGGGACAATGACCGACTATAGTCAGCTTGCGCCCTATATAATGGGCATTCCAGGACTTGTGGAAGCCGTTAACAGTGCCAGCAACCGCGCAGGCGTAGAAGTAGATCTTATATTATTTGATACTTGCAACTTTAATGTTATTGAAGTTGTTTACGAGTTAGGGGTAGATCCATGCCATGCAGTAAAAAACATGGCGACATATTTGGGGCAAGGGCCCATACAAGGATTATCCCCTAGGACTATCATTCAGCAGGCCGACAAGTTCTCCCATCTTGATGATATCGAGGCATTTATCAAAAGCTTTATTAAGGGACTAGGGAGTAGGCTAGTAGCATGCCAGATTAGCCACAGCCAGTTAAGCTGTATAAAGGAGCTTTATAATAAACTTGCTATCGAGTATGTTAGTTTAAAACACAATAGCATAAATTTTCAGGAACTACTTCATGGTAACCCTCAAGACCTTTGGTATGGCACGCTAATGGACTTGAGAGAGAAATTATGCTCGCTAATCATTTTGGCTTCAAACCAGATTCAAGGACAAGGTATTATAAATGTCGCAAGTCAAAGGACAACAAATATTGAAAGCATTAAGCTTTACAGTATGATTAGTTTCGCGAAAGATAATTACTGGACGCATCTATTAAGCGAACAAGATATACGGGAAATTGAACCGGTGCTAAAAGCGCGGGCTCTTTTTGAGCCTATAAGAATTTCAGAGAGAGAGATATGTCGTTATATATCTCTTTTCAATCCAAGTTTTTCACAGGAGCGTATTAGGAAGGTTTTTGTTGATATAACAAAATTGCAAAACTGGAATTTAAACGGTTAGTATTGCTATGGAAATCTCTCACATAAGTTTATTCGCTTACATAATATAACATGAGTAAAACAAAGATGTCAGCAAAACAGCATAACGAAAAATAATTTATTAAGGAGGCACCCAAACATGGGCGGACCACTTATTTTAATGGGAATTGATGCTGAAGATGGAGGTCCTGGCGGCCATGGGCCAATCACAGTATATGAAAACATTGTAAACAGCATTTTAAGCGATGTGACCAAAGCTGGCTCAGGTATACTGGTTATCGGCGGCGGAAAGGATACCACCCCTCCTGTCGATAATGTGACTGACTTTTGGGACACGATTTCTACAGCTATCGGTGTTCCCGTGACTTATGTGAATGGAGCGGCAGCAATCGCCACCCAGCCCTTCTCAAGCTTCTTAATGCTCGCAGTTGTCAGCAGTGAACCTCAAACACCTTCCGGGGGACTCACTGAATTGGAAAACCTTTCATTAAACACCAGGCAGACTGACATCGCCAATTTTATAAACTCAGGCGGCGGCCTTCTGGGATTTTCCCAAACTGGCTTAACCACTCAATTTGCCTATCTGGGGGGAGTAGGGAGCATCACAACTACCAGCGGCCTTAATTACAACACTATTGCACCAACACCGGCGGGCACGGCTGTCGGTATCACCACTGACCTGAATGTTGACTTCTGGCACGAGGTATTTAATACCTTTCCAGCGTTCTTGCAAATACTGGCCCTCAATGACACAGTGGGTAACCCTGGTTTTGGCATACCTGCAGCTATCGGCGGAGCCGAAGTAGTAGTCCCGATAAGAGGGATATCGTTATTTTGAATCCGATAATGACTTTGGTCCTAATAGAAGCATAGTCGAGAATTCAATAGCGGAGATACCGACAGAAAAGCGCAGGCCAATACACCTTAAGTGGTGCCAGCTTGCGCTTTTTCATGTCGGAATGGTAGAGAAGTGGATTGTTAATTTGGAACGAATGCTTTGGGGACAGCCCCTTGGGTCTGCCGTAAGCACGCAGCCGATAAAGAAAAACCCCCGGTTTCCCGGGGGTTAAGCTTAAGGTCAGAGGTTGCAAGGGCCGTTGCCACACTGCGGTACCCATTCACTATGACGGAGAGTTGCGGCGGTAGTATTTCTTTCATCGGTGTCGTTTGAGGTTGTAGTGAAGACGTATATACCAGGGATGACGCCAGAAATTTGGATTTCGTATTGTCTAGGGATATTGGTGAACTCGACCTCGTTCGCAGTACAAGTTCGAACTGTGAATGACCTGTTGCCGAAACTAGATTTTGTAATAGTTGGTGACGTGATATTGTACGCTTGGATTGTTACAGGACGGTTAGCTGCATTGTTGTTCAGAACTTTTACGAGTATAGTCGTGCTATCGGAACGAGGTAAGAATATTGGCCCGGTTGTTAACGTACCTGAAAAGTCACATTTTTTAGTATTATTATTGATAATCTGGATTGTTTCGTTGATGTCAATGATCTCATTCTTAATCTCTTCGAGGCCGAAGAACTTGTTATTAACCGAGCTGTTGATGGCGACGACGATCTTGTTGATGTCAATGATTTCATTTTTGATTTCGAAGATGCCTTTAGTGCCATTGTTAACCGTATTGTTAATGGCGACGACGACGGTGTTGATATCGATGATTTCGTTCTTAATCTCGTTGAGACCAAAGAACTCATTGTTGACCGAGTTGTTGATGGCGACGATGATCTTGTTGATGTCAATGATTTCATTTTTGATTTCGAAGACGCCTTTGTTGCCGTTATTAACTGTGTTGTTGATGGCGGTGATAATTTTGTTGATGTCAATGATTTCATTTTTGATTTCGAAGACGCCTTTGTTGCCGTTATTAACTGTATTGTTGATGGCGGTGATAATTTTGTTGATGTCAATGATTTCATTTTTAATCTCGAAGACGCCTTTCTCTCCATTGTTGACCGTGTTGTTAATGGCGATGATAACGTCATTGAGGCAGCCACCGCTGACATTAATATTGTTGATGGCCTCAAATAGGTCGTTTATGGCTTCGTTGATCTGGATGATCTCGTTCTTAATCTCGTTGAGGCCAAAGAACTTGTTATTGACCGATTGGTTAATAGCGACGACAATGCTATTGATGTCAATGATCTCGTTTTTGATTTCGAAGACGCCTTTGTTGCCATTATTAACTGTGTTGTTGATGGCGGTGATAATTTTGTTGATGTCGATGATCTCATTTTTGATTTCGAAGACGCCTTTATTGCCGTTATTAACTGTGTTGTTGATGGCGGTGACAATCTTGTTGATGTCGATGATCTCATTTTTGATTTCGAAGATGCCTTTCTCTCCATTGTTGACCCGTTGAGGCCAAAGAACTTGTTGTTGACCGATTGGTTAATAGCGACGACAATGCTATTGATGTCAATGATCTCGTTTTTGATTTCGAAGACGCCTTTGTTGCCGTTATTAACTGTGTTGTTGATGGCGGTGACAATTTTGTTGATGTCGATGATCTCATTTTTGATTTCGAAGATGCCTTTAGTGCCGTTGTTGACGGTGTTGTTGATGGCCGGAGGTTTTATTGTTAATGGTGTTGTTGATGGTGGTAATGATCTCATTTAGGTCGATGATCTCATTCTTAATTTCGAAGACGCCTTTTGTGCCATTGTTGACGGTGTTGTTGATTGCGGTGACAATGCGATTGATGTCAATAATTTCATTCTTGATTTCAAAGATACCTTTGGTACCATTGTTGACCGTGTTGTTAATGTCAACAACAACTTCGTTGATATTTGTCAGAAATTCACAGAAATTGCACGTGTTTTTGATAGAGTTAACTACTTCGTTGATAATAATTACTTCGTTCAGAATGGCAGTGCTAGTGATGTTGATTTCGATAATCTCATTTTTAATTTCCGGCAAGCCGAAGATAGTGTTGTTGATAAAACTTTCGATGAACTTGATCTCATTTTTGATTTCTGGCAAGCCAAAGGTAGTATTGTTGATAAAACTTTCGATGAATCGGATCTCATTTTTGATTTCTGGTAAACCAAAGGTAGTGTTGTTGATAAATCTTTCGATAAATCGGATCTCATTTTTGATTTCCGGCAACCCGAAGGTGCTGTTGTTGATAAAATCTTCGATAAACCGAATCTCATTTAACAGGATGCAGACCGCGACGCGCTCTGCCTTACAGACACTAGGCTTTTCATCCAGGCAGTCTAATACGCACTTTGTAACATCTTTAAGCTGCTTGAAACAGTTGACAAGTTCTATAATGTTCGGATCGCAGCAATCGCATGGAAATTCGCAGCAGCTAAAGCAGTTGCCATGGCTCATTGTGCAGCTGCTTCTATCGGTTTTGCCGGTCTTACTGCTTTTGTCGGTCTTATCAGGTTTGCCGTATCGAATGTTGCTTTCGTCCAATATTTCTCCCTCCCTTTCATGTATTCCATTACCATTATATGTAGAGTTGCTTATCGGGGTGAAGGAACGGGATATGGCAAATCGGATAAAAATAGGCACTTTGGTGTTTTCTTATGACGACTTACAGAAGAAAGCAGAACGGGTACATGCGTAA carries:
- a CDS encoding clostripain-related cysteine peptidase, giving the protein MNLSSLKKWAVLFYANGNNELEPEMRFAMNEIAMTGEARNLHVVLQIGREDYELARIIRGETQPPEPHEEWEGVRRYSLLGNQLILHDELGKINMAHPASLSDFLAWAFESFPAEKYMIIVGGHSWQYLGTMTDYSQLAPYIMGIPGLVEAVNSASNRAGVEVDLILFDTCNFNVIEVVYELGVDPCHAVKNMATYLGQGPIQGLSPRTIIQQADKFSHLDDIEAFIKSFIKGLGSRLVACQISHSQLSCIKELYNKLAIEYVSLKHNSINFQELLHGNPQDLWYGTLMDLREKLCSLIILASNQIQGQGIINVASQRTTNIESIKLYSMISFAKDNYWTHLLSEQDIREIEPVLKARALFEPIRISEREICRYISLFNPSFSQERIRKVFVDITKLQNWNLNG